From one Polyangia bacterium genomic stretch:
- a CDS encoding class I SAM-dependent methyltransferase → MSESFAFELGPMAEARNYYQWLCGSFAPLLHGTVVEHGAGTGLLSDRLREHSDNLVLVEPDDGFYDLLAQRFQRPPESEVFHGTVEELNSARGDETADAVVSANVLEHVPDDRGCLRSIARLLKKGGYLCLYVPARPELFGTLDERFEHCRRYDRKELEQKIRDAGLRVVSAQYRNLVGALAWWLSGRVLKRTSLAPNQVRFYDRFVFPVTSRLESVLAPPYGQNLLVIARK, encoded by the coding sequence ATGTCGGAGAGTTTCGCATTCGAACTCGGTCCGATGGCCGAGGCACGCAACTACTATCAATGGCTGTGCGGATCGTTCGCGCCGTTGTTGCACGGGACGGTGGTCGAACATGGTGCGGGCACCGGCCTGCTGTCCGATCGCTTGCGGGAGCATAGCGACAATCTGGTGCTGGTCGAACCCGACGACGGCTTTTACGACTTGCTGGCCCAGCGGTTCCAAAGGCCTCCGGAAAGCGAGGTCTTCCATGGCACCGTCGAGGAACTGAACTCCGCTCGTGGTGATGAAACAGCGGACGCAGTGGTCTCCGCCAACGTGCTTGAGCATGTGCCCGACGATCGCGGCTGCTTGCGGTCGATCGCCCGCCTGTTGAAAAAAGGCGGCTACTTGTGCTTGTACGTTCCGGCGCGCCCCGAGCTCTTCGGCACGCTGGATGAACGGTTCGAGCACTGCCGGCGCTATGACCGCAAAGAGCTGGAACAAAAGATCCGCGATGCTGGGCTCAGGGTGGTGTCAGCCCAGTATCGCAACCTGGTCGGCGCTCTCGCCTGGTGGCTTTCCGGAAGGGTGTTGAAACGAACTAGCTTGGCCCCAAACCAGGTCCGGTTTTATGACCGATTCGTGTTTCCTGTGACCAGTCGGCTGGAATCCGTGCTGGCGCCGCCTTACGGGCAGAACCTGCTGGTCATCGCCAGAAAGTGA
- a CDS encoding glycosyltransferase family 2 protein, translated as MSADRQRLSIIIPAYNEHEYINEILARVRAVPLPDLEKEIIVVDDYSTDGTREILTNQAVAGERVLFHDKNHGKGAAIRTGLAEATGDIILIQDADLEYDPSDYPNLLKPILDGDADVVYGSRFKGGAGAQRVLYYWHSIGNNMLTAFSNMLSGLNMSDMETCYKVFRAEVIKPTTLRSNRFGFEPEITMKIARGKQWRIYEVPISYRGRTYEQGKKIGFKDAVSALYVMLRARFIDPI; from the coding sequence GTGTCAGCGGACCGCCAGCGGCTAAGCATCATCATCCCGGCCTACAACGAGCACGAGTACATCAACGAGATTCTTGCGCGCGTGCGCGCCGTCCCGCTGCCCGACCTGGAAAAAGAAATCATCGTGGTCGACGACTACTCGACTGATGGGACGCGCGAGATTCTGACCAACCAGGCGGTAGCCGGTGAACGGGTACTGTTTCACGACAAAAATCATGGCAAAGGCGCCGCCATCCGGACCGGCCTGGCCGAGGCCACGGGTGATATCATCCTGATCCAGGACGCCGATCTGGAATACGATCCATCCGACTATCCGAATCTGCTCAAGCCGATCCTCGACGGCGACGCCGATGTGGTCTACGGCAGCCGATTCAAAGGCGGTGCGGGCGCGCAACGGGTGCTTTACTACTGGCACAGCATTGGCAACAACATGCTCACTGCTTTCTCGAACATGTTGTCCGGGTTGAACATGAGCGACATGGAAACCTGCTACAAGGTTTTCCGCGCCGAGGTGATCAAGCCAACCACGCTCCGTTCGAATCGCTTCGGCTTTGAGCCGGAGATCACCATGAAGATCGCGCGCGGCAAGCAATGGCGCATCTACGAGGTGCCGATCTCATACCGCGGCCGCACCTACGAGCAGGGGAAGAAGATCGGTTTCAAGGACGCCGTCAGCGCCCTCTATGTCATGTTGCGGGCGCGGTTCATCGACCCGATCTAG
- a CDS encoding tetratricopeptide repeat protein, protein MGLYSLAARADEVDDYTRKLIDLDQRVRGMAQEFKDAPPPSADIADRRVLDAQVLFSLKNYEEAATILLDVVEKYPNSRAHDDALFLLGEALYQGHDDYAARHYFESFIGKNTGSRREQDALQRLVEISLRTGDYEHIEDYLARLQNIPPQNLQPSVPYVRGKYLYFRNRTDEALAVFNTIPPSNPYYFQARYFIGTIQVKTGDLATASVTYDSILKLQPADEGAKEIQDLSRLAIGRILYERSQFDRAVDMYGSIQRQSQYFTAALEEQAWTYIKAKDWTKAWRALDLLLLNYPDVPDAPDKRLLQGNLQLRIGNFFLANDSFLKVRDEIEPVHRQLQAALVKSQTDPAFFDTLVGKSLEKFDISVFVPPAAAKWVRAEPDVARMISLASEVGEMQRSLQDSQKLVVRIEEAMQGPSRVGIFPDLAAARSRSVEVQNVLVDVRQRFVGKVRAVLNPILSPDERKSLDHIAIERDALLRQLANLPTTQEGIKAREKSIADSFKAMDLQASDLNVEIQSLEAQLVAVEQYYRSSRAEQKIRPEDIQGPVADMRAALDQLRALHDKLREGIADASREAAASGAAGQSERAQATRLTELLHQEEDIQNKAKYRLPWNDQEKVDRMNGVLARADVIDKQLVDFDKRVDNQVDVRLETVKTFLASEKEELASASTKLGGVVNESQNLGGGLAQAMFNKVANRFYELVVQSDVGIIDVSWGLKDQKTVSVTKLTNQKNLELKALDEDFRKVLEEDK, encoded by the coding sequence ATGGGTCTTTATAGCCTCGCGGCCCGCGCGGACGAGGTGGACGACTATACGCGCAAGCTGATCGATCTCGATCAGCGCGTGCGCGGCATGGCTCAAGAATTTAAGGATGCTCCACCGCCGTCGGCGGACATCGCCGATCGTCGGGTGCTGGACGCCCAGGTCCTGTTCAGCCTGAAAAACTACGAAGAGGCGGCGACCATTCTCCTCGACGTGGTCGAGAAGTATCCGAACTCGCGCGCCCACGACGACGCCCTGTTCTTGCTGGGCGAAGCGCTGTACCAGGGGCACGACGACTACGCCGCCCGCCACTATTTCGAAAGCTTCATCGGCAAGAACACCGGCTCACGGCGAGAGCAGGACGCCTTACAACGCCTGGTGGAGATCTCGCTGCGCACCGGCGACTACGAGCACATCGAAGACTACCTGGCCCGCCTGCAAAACATCCCGCCCCAGAACCTGCAGCCGTCGGTGCCTTATGTGCGTGGCAAGTACCTTTACTTCCGTAACCGCACCGACGAGGCGCTGGCCGTCTTCAACACCATCCCGCCGTCGAATCCCTACTATTTCCAAGCGCGGTACTTTATCGGCACCATCCAGGTGAAGACCGGCGATCTGGCCACCGCGTCGGTGACCTATGATTCGATCCTCAAGCTGCAGCCGGCCGATGAAGGCGCCAAGGAGATTCAGGATCTCTCCCGGTTGGCCATCGGGCGCATTTTGTACGAACGCTCGCAGTTCGATCGGGCGGTCGACATGTACGGGTCGATCCAGCGGCAATCGCAGTACTTCACGGCGGCGCTGGAGGAACAGGCCTGGACCTACATCAAGGCCAAGGACTGGACCAAGGCTTGGCGCGCGTTGGATCTGTTGCTGCTCAATTATCCCGACGTTCCGGACGCGCCGGACAAGCGGCTTTTGCAGGGCAACCTGCAGCTGCGCATCGGTAACTTCTTTCTGGCCAACGATTCTTTCTTGAAGGTGCGCGACGAGATCGAGCCGGTTCACCGTCAGTTGCAAGCGGCGCTGGTCAAGTCGCAGACCGATCCGGCGTTCTTCGACACCCTGGTCGGCAAGAGCCTGGAGAAGTTCGACATCTCGGTGTTCGTGCCGCCGGCCGCGGCCAAGTGGGTGCGCGCCGAACCGGACGTGGCGCGCATGATCAGCCTGGCCAGCGAGGTGGGCGAAATGCAGCGCAGCCTGCAGGACAGCCAGAAGCTGGTGGTGCGGATCGAAGAGGCGATGCAGGGTCCGTCCCGCGTCGGCATCTTCCCCGATCTGGCGGCCGCGCGGTCCAGGTCCGTCGAGGTGCAGAACGTGCTGGTGGACGTCCGCCAGCGCTTTGTCGGCAAGGTGCGCGCGGTGCTGAATCCCATCCTCTCGCCCGACGAGCGCAAGAGCCTGGACCACATCGCGATCGAACGGGACGCCTTGCTGCGCCAGCTGGCCAACCTGCCCACCACGCAGGAAGGGATCAAGGCGCGCGAGAAGAGCATCGCCGACAGCTTCAAAGCGATGGATCTGCAGGCATCGGATCTGAACGTGGAGATCCAGTCGCTGGAAGCGCAGCTGGTGGCGGTCGAGCAGTATTACCGCAGCTCGCGCGCCGAGCAGAAGATCCGGCCCGAGGACATCCAGGGTCCGGTCGCCGACATGCGGGCCGCGCTGGACCAGCTGCGCGCGCTGCACGACAAGCTGCGCGAGGGGATCGCCGACGCCAGCCGGGAGGCCGCCGCTTCCGGCGCCGCCGGCCAGTCCGAGCGGGCGCAGGCCACCCGGTTAACCGAGCTCCTGCACCAGGAAGAGGACATCCAGAACAAGGCAAAGTACCGGCTGCCCTGGAACGATCAGGAAAAGGTCGACCGCATGAACGGCGTTCTGGCGCGCGCCGACGTCATCGACAAACAGTTGGTGGATTTCGACAAGCGGGTCGACAATCAGGTCGACGTGCGACTGGAGACGGTGAAAACATTCCTGGCCAGCGAGAAGGAAGAGCTGGCGTCGGCCAGCACCAAGCTGGGTGGCGTGGTGAATGAGTCGCAGAACCTGGGCGGGGGCCTTGCCCAGGCGATGTTCAACAAGGTTGCCAATCGCTTTTACGAGCTGGTGGTGCAGTCCGACGTCGGCATCATCGACGTTTCATGGGGCTTGAAGGATCAGAAGACGGTGTCGGTGACCAAGCTGACCAACCAGAAGAATCTTGAGCTCAAGGCGTTGGACGAAGACTTTCGCAAGGTCTTGGAGGAAGACAAGTGA
- the obgE gene encoding GTPase ObgE codes for MQFVDEVRIHVHAGDGGKGAVAFRREKYVPKGGPSGGDGGDGGSVILVVDGGMSTLLDFRYRKEYLAKSGVAGANKDRYGRAGDDLILRVPPGTQVFDEGTGEQLADLRADGERFTVVVGGKGGRGNIHFATSTDRAPRRSEPGLPGQERFIRLELKLLADIGLLGFPNVGKSSLIARVSAARPKIADYPFTTLVPNLGMVRLSGERSFVVADIPGLIEGAHEGAGLGMRFLRHLERTRVLVHLLDATAGPGRTPLRDWETLNRELMLYDQALAQRPQLVVINKLDLPEVRRARARLSAPFERRGIDLHFISAVTGEGVDAVLEAAWAVLKQERTRATAEALPVDRAAR; via the coding sequence ATGCAGTTTGTCGACGAAGTCCGCATTCATGTTCACGCTGGCGACGGCGGCAAGGGTGCCGTGGCCTTCCGGCGCGAGAAGTACGTGCCCAAGGGCGGCCCCTCGGGCGGCGACGGTGGCGATGGCGGCAGCGTCATCCTGGTCGTTGACGGCGGGATGTCGACGCTGCTGGATTTTCGCTATCGCAAGGAATACCTGGCGAAGTCGGGCGTGGCCGGGGCGAACAAAGATCGGTACGGCCGCGCCGGCGATGATCTGATCCTGCGCGTGCCGCCAGGGACGCAAGTCTTCGACGAGGGCACCGGCGAGCAACTGGCCGATCTGCGCGCCGACGGCGAGCGCTTCACCGTGGTGGTCGGCGGCAAGGGCGGGCGCGGGAACATTCACTTCGCCACCTCGACCGATCGGGCCCCCCGTCGCTCCGAGCCTGGGCTTCCTGGGCAGGAACGGTTCATTCGCCTCGAATTAAAGCTTCTGGCCGACATCGGCCTGCTGGGATTTCCGAACGTCGGCAAGTCGTCGTTGATCGCGCGGGTGTCGGCGGCGCGGCCGAAGATCGCTGATTATCCATTCACGACGCTGGTGCCCAATCTGGGGATGGTGCGGTTGTCCGGCGAACGGTCTTTCGTCGTGGCGGACATCCCTGGCTTGATCGAAGGCGCGCACGAGGGTGCCGGGCTGGGCATGCGGTTCTTGCGGCACCTGGAACGGACGCGCGTGCTGGTGCACCTGCTGGACGCCACCGCTGGGCCGGGGCGCACGCCGCTGCGGGACTGGGAGACGCTGAACCGGGAACTGATGCTTTACGATCAGGCGCTGGCCCAGCGCCCGCAGCTGGTGGTGATCAATAAACTCGACCTCCCCGAAGTCCGGCGGGCCCGGGCGCGCCTGTCGGCGCCGTTCGAGCGCCGCGGGATCGACCTGCACTTTATCAGCGCGGTCACCGGCGAAGGGGTGGACGCGGTACTGGAAGCGGCGTGGGCGGTCCTGAAACAAGAACGAACGCGCGCCACCGCTGAAGCGCTTCCGGTTGATCGCGCTGCTCGCTGA
- a CDS encoding tetratricopeptide repeat protein, whose amino-acid sequence MSGTAVAALLASSLAMGTGSVARAVTASAASSTAAPVDARMLDELTKDVQHFSEMVAEYRGTARMVLKRAYADKIKEINAKYDAQINLNEKEARDRRRDAIAVFEAFLQRYPNDKRWTPDAMFRLAELYYERSAEDFLDADEMYKKAIESANPPTTPPPKVDYTPTISLYKRLLTEFPSYRFLDATYYLLGFCLGEMGQEAEAKQALLALVCENQFKPLDPPANQTKGDEQSYKDCTPVRKGSKFIPESWTRIGEFHFDNPNELKLAIAAFRKVLDFKDSPYYDRALYKLAWSYYRDNRFPEAVREFDNLVKYADAKKAAGQKVGSDLRPEAIQYLGVSFSEPDWDGDSLPDPINGLQRAQEFYKGREDEPHVREVFQRLGDIYFDSTKYSDAVAVYKVILQKWPYYTDAPKVQDKIIRSYERDRNLLQAAKEREALGRNYTKGSDWYQKNRENPEALAAAQQLAEDALLTAATNVHAGAQACKTKALETPKDTKKMDECKLLYRTAAELYEKYLAAYPNSKRSYEFSAFYADALFYSGQMPQAIVAYQAVRDSQLDNRYQEDASFRMIKAYEEIIDEMKRDKKIEDPPIPDEKNTKPPVSPLPMPEIYTKYVEAIDWYVTYIKNDRVSDLKYAAAVINLRYHNWPEARKRLGEITELYCGSKPEVGFKAYDAILQTYFIDFNVQDEEQKDCALGKLLSVADQFSGSPCGKSPMAAPYLERIAQIKASVKTTIITKRLQLSMENEEKGTNKELTVCRESTGGIATVTGISTAPTKPGEAPKPSKISTELDVGLALDLIDVVNANPKDPGAPTALNNACVIYEKLFQFGEATKCYERLYSSYPDSEWGKEALWNSSRNHYRFFEFDQAVKGYLTVAQDPTFAGSEHRKEALGLAASLLDNDQQYLRAADLYKKYSEAISDKPQDSAQAYFFACNAYEKAHDNVKQSACLKDFIKKYSAQPPAGEFVVQAYMKQAVITEQSSRDKNATLAAYKRVRDEFISRKLPAATPAAGFAAKADFLILEEKFKAFQKKELKFGSKPEQIKKTFDSFTAESKALNDEYQKIWNYKDATWTLAAFLRSGDIYYEFAQKLIKAANNPPDDVKKLAKMACKANPDDCGMVEGQYKDAVYQFVTPVEDEAKKRWKDTLARASQLGVTNEYVKKARENLSKYLPDEFPFIKDEKIGLEYP is encoded by the coding sequence ATGAGCGGCACGGCGGTGGCGGCGTTATTGGCGTCGTCGCTGGCGATGGGCACCGGCAGCGTCGCGAGGGCCGTGACGGCGTCGGCGGCGTCTTCAACGGCGGCGCCGGTCGATGCGCGCATGCTGGACGAGCTGACCAAGGACGTTCAGCACTTCTCCGAGATGGTCGCCGAGTATCGCGGCACCGCGCGCATGGTTTTGAAGCGCGCCTATGCCGACAAGATCAAGGAGATCAACGCCAAGTACGACGCGCAGATCAACCTAAACGAGAAAGAGGCGCGCGACCGTCGGCGTGACGCCATCGCCGTGTTCGAAGCGTTCTTGCAACGCTACCCGAACGACAAGCGTTGGACGCCGGACGCCATGTTCCGGCTGGCCGAGCTTTATTACGAAAGGTCCGCCGAAGATTTCCTGGACGCGGACGAGATGTACAAGAAGGCCATCGAATCGGCGAACCCGCCCACCACGCCGCCGCCCAAAGTGGACTACACGCCGACCATCAGCCTGTACAAACGCCTGCTGACCGAATTCCCCAGCTATCGCTTTTTGGACGCCACCTATTACTTGCTAGGGTTCTGTCTCGGCGAGATGGGGCAGGAAGCGGAGGCCAAGCAGGCGCTGCTGGCCCTGGTCTGCGAAAACCAATTCAAGCCGCTGGATCCGCCGGCGAACCAAACCAAAGGCGACGAGCAGTCCTACAAGGACTGCACGCCGGTCCGGAAAGGTTCGAAGTTCATCCCCGAGTCCTGGACCCGTATCGGCGAGTTTCACTTCGACAACCCGAACGAGCTGAAGCTGGCGATCGCCGCCTTCAGGAAGGTGCTCGATTTCAAGGATTCGCCGTATTACGACCGCGCGCTTTACAAGCTGGCCTGGTCGTATTATCGCGACAACCGCTTCCCGGAGGCGGTGCGCGAGTTTGACAACCTGGTCAAGTACGCCGACGCGAAAAAGGCGGCCGGTCAAAAGGTGGGGTCGGATCTGCGGCCCGAGGCCATCCAGTACTTGGGCGTCAGCTTCTCCGAGCCTGATTGGGACGGCGATTCGCTGCCCGATCCGATCAACGGCCTGCAACGCGCGCAGGAGTTCTACAAAGGCCGCGAGGACGAGCCGCACGTGCGCGAGGTCTTCCAGCGCCTGGGCGACATCTACTTTGACTCCACCAAGTACTCCGACGCCGTCGCTGTCTACAAGGTCATCCTGCAAAAATGGCCGTACTACACCGACGCGCCCAAGGTGCAGGACAAGATCATCCGCAGCTATGAACGCGACCGCAACCTGTTGCAGGCGGCGAAAGAGCGCGAAGCGCTGGGCCGCAACTACACCAAGGGCAGCGATTGGTACCAGAAGAACCGAGAAAACCCGGAAGCGTTGGCGGCCGCCCAGCAACTGGCGGAAGACGCGCTGCTGACCGCCGCCACCAACGTCCACGCCGGCGCGCAAGCGTGCAAGACCAAGGCGCTGGAGACGCCCAAAGACACGAAGAAGATGGACGAGTGCAAGCTCCTCTACCGCACCGCCGCCGAGCTTTACGAAAAGTATTTGGCTGCCTACCCGAACTCGAAGCGCAGCTATGAGTTCTCGGCGTTCTACGCCGACGCCCTGTTTTATTCGGGTCAGATGCCCCAGGCGATCGTCGCGTACCAGGCGGTCCGCGATTCGCAGCTGGACAACCGGTATCAAGAAGACGCTTCGTTCCGGATGATCAAGGCCTACGAAGAGATCATCGACGAGATGAAGCGGGACAAGAAGATCGAGGACCCGCCCATCCCCGACGAGAAAAACACCAAGCCGCCGGTGAGCCCGCTGCCGATGCCGGAGATTTACACCAAGTACGTCGAGGCCATCGACTGGTACGTCACGTACATCAAGAACGATCGCGTGTCGGATCTGAAGTACGCGGCGGCGGTCATCAACCTGCGCTACCACAACTGGCCCGAGGCCCGGAAGCGCCTGGGCGAGATCACCGAACTTTACTGCGGATCGAAGCCGGAGGTTGGCTTCAAGGCCTACGACGCGATCTTGCAGACCTACTTTATCGACTTCAACGTTCAGGACGAAGAGCAGAAGGATTGCGCGTTGGGCAAGCTGCTCAGCGTCGCCGACCAGTTCAGCGGATCGCCTTGCGGCAAATCGCCCATGGCGGCGCCTTATCTGGAGCGCATCGCCCAGATCAAGGCATCGGTGAAGACCACCATCATCACCAAGCGTCTGCAGCTGTCGATGGAGAACGAAGAGAAGGGAACCAACAAAGAGTTGACGGTCTGCCGCGAAAGCACCGGTGGTATCGCGACGGTCACCGGCATCTCCACTGCGCCGACGAAGCCAGGGGAGGCGCCCAAGCCCAGCAAGATCTCCACCGAACTGGACGTCGGCTTGGCCCTGGACCTCATCGACGTGGTCAACGCCAACCCGAAGGATCCGGGCGCGCCCACGGCCCTGAACAACGCCTGCGTGATCTACGAAAAGCTGTTCCAGTTCGGCGAGGCCACCAAGTGCTACGAGCGCCTGTACTCGTCGTACCCGGATTCGGAGTGGGGCAAGGAAGCGCTGTGGAACTCTTCGCGCAACCACTATCGTTTCTTCGAGTTCGATCAGGCGGTGAAGGGTTATCTGACCGTGGCCCAGGACCCGACGTTCGCCGGGTCCGAACATCGCAAGGAAGCACTGGGGTTGGCGGCTTCGCTGCTGGACAACGATCAGCAGTACCTGCGCGCCGCGGACCTGTACAAGAAATACTCCGAGGCGATCTCCGACAAGCCGCAGGACAGCGCCCAGGCGTACTTCTTCGCCTGCAACGCCTACGAGAAGGCGCACGACAACGTCAAGCAGTCCGCCTGCTTGAAAGACTTCATCAAGAAGTACAGCGCGCAGCCGCCGGCGGGCGAGTTCGTGGTCCAGGCCTACATGAAACAGGCGGTGATCACCGAACAGTCATCGCGCGACAAGAACGCCACGTTGGCTGCGTACAAGCGGGTGCGCGACGAGTTCATCTCTCGCAAGCTGCCGGCCGCGACGCCGGCGGCTGGCTTCGCCGCCAAGGCTGACTTCCTGATCCTCGAGGAGAAATTCAAGGCCTTCCAGAAGAAGGAACTGAAGTTCGGCAGCAAGCCGGAGCAGATCAAGAAGACGTTCGATTCGTTCACCGCGGAATCAAAGGCGCTGAACGACGAGTACCAGAAGATCTGGAATTACAAAGACGCCACCT
- the rplU gene encoding 50S ribosomal protein L21 encodes MYAVIESGGKQYRVSEGETVRVEKLTGPEGTKISFGPLLFADDGGNVSVGQPTVAGMTVEAEIIEQGLGKKIILFKYKRRKSYRRKGGHRQPFTALKITSIRPGA; translated from the coding sequence ATGTACGCCGTTATCGAGTCAGGTGGCAAGCAATACCGCGTCAGCGAGGGTGAAACCGTGCGCGTGGAGAAGCTGACCGGGCCGGAGGGGACCAAGATCTCTTTCGGGCCGCTGCTCTTCGCCGACGACGGCGGCAACGTGTCGGTCGGCCAGCCCACCGTGGCCGGCATGACCGTCGAAGCGGAGATCATCGAGCAAGGGCTCGGCAAGAAGATCATCCTCTTCAAGTACAAACGTCGCAAAAGCTATCGCCGCAAAGGCGGCCATCGCCAGCCGTTCACCGCCCTCAAGATCACCTCCATCCGCCCGGGCGCCTGA
- the mtnA gene encoding S-methyl-5-thioribose-1-phosphate isomerase gives MAAISLGPGQRPADHPGVLSPIFWRDDRVVMLDQRRLPDDEIWTAYDSWQDIARAIRDMEVRGAPAIGCAAAFGVALAWGEDPSPVAVRAVMKALGSTRPTAVNLGAALHRMANALTSERDPFAEARAVWSEDLAACRAIGAHGAALLPDDGFVLTHCNAGALATAGYGTALGVIRAAVAAGKRFRVLCDETRPWFQGARLTAWELRQDGIDCAVIVDGAAGHFLSSGKVGAVVVGADRITRRGDVANKIGTAGVAASSSVFGVPFVVAAPQTTVDASTDSGREIVIEERSGDEVARVGGRTVVPAGVPICNPVFDVTPSRLVGAIVTERGVFRPPYDFAERR, from the coding sequence ATGGCGGCGATCTCGCTCGGGCCCGGGCAACGACCTGCCGACCATCCGGGCGTGCTGTCGCCGATCTTCTGGCGCGACGATCGGGTGGTGATGCTGGACCAGCGTCGCCTGCCTGATGACGAGATCTGGACCGCCTACGACTCGTGGCAGGACATCGCCCGGGCCATCCGCGACATGGAGGTGCGCGGCGCGCCGGCCATCGGTTGCGCCGCCGCTTTCGGCGTGGCCCTGGCCTGGGGCGAGGATCCGTCGCCCGTCGCTGTGCGCGCCGTGATGAAGGCGCTCGGGTCGACGCGCCCGACGGCGGTGAATCTGGGCGCGGCGTTGCATCGCATGGCCAACGCGCTGACCAGCGAGCGCGATCCCTTCGCCGAAGCGCGCGCCGTGTGGTCGGAGGATCTGGCCGCTTGCCGGGCCATCGGCGCGCACGGCGCGGCGCTGTTACCCGACGACGGCTTCGTGCTGACCCACTGCAACGCCGGCGCGCTGGCCACCGCTGGGTATGGGACAGCGCTGGGCGTGATTCGCGCGGCGGTGGCGGCCGGCAAACGCTTTCGCGTGCTGTGCGACGAGACGAGGCCGTGGTTTCAAGGCGCGCGCTTGACCGCCTGGGAGCTGCGCCAGGACGGCATCGACTGCGCGGTGATCGTCGACGGCGCCGCCGGACATTTCTTGTCCAGCGGCAAAGTCGGCGCGGTGGTGGTGGGCGCCGATCGCATCACCCGGCGCGGCGACGTGGCCAACAAGATCGGCACCGCCGGCGTGGCGGCGTCGTCGTCGGTGTTCGGGGTGCCGTTCGTCGTCGCCGCGCCCCAGACCACCGTCGACGCCAGCACCGATTCGGGCCGCGAAATCGTTATCGAAGAACGCAGCGGCGACGAGGTGGCGCGCGTCGGCGGCCGCACCGTGGTGCCGGCCGGCGTGCCGATTTGCAACCCGGTGTTCGATGTGACGCCGAGCCGCCTGGTGGGGGCCATCGTCACCGAACGCGGGGTTTTTCGCCCGCCGTATGACTTTGCGGAGCGGCGCTGA
- the rpmA gene encoding 50S ribosomal protein L27 has protein sequence MAHKKGQGSSRNGRDSNGQRRGVKRYGGESVLAGNILVRQVGTVIHPGVHVGIGRDFTLFALKTGVVKYARSGVRTVCSIVPAAN, from the coding sequence ATGGCACACAAGAAGGGTCAGGGAAGCTCTCGCAACGGCCGCGATTCAAACGGCCAGCGACGCGGCGTCAAACGCTACGGCGGCGAGTCGGTTCTGGCGGGCAACATTCTGGTTCGCCAGGTGGGCACGGTGATTCACCCCGGCGTTCACGTCGGCATCGGTCGCGACTTCACGCTGTTCGCGCTCAAGACCGGCGTCGTCAAGTACGCCAGGTCGGGCGTGCGGACCGTTTGCAGCATCGTTCCCGCGGCGAACTGA